From one Paeniglutamicibacter psychrophenolicus genomic stretch:
- a CDS encoding LacI family DNA-binding transcriptional regulator, with the protein MNAVTIKDVAHAAGVSPATASRVLSGNPATSPEARERVEAAAKNLNFLPNAQARSLRSTKTDTIALLISDVRNPYFSDLAHAVEQHARAAGLMTFIGNANEDAAQQDDFLATMLSRRVDGMIVVPQGLGEQAGNASDMLRRVVDSKIPMVFVDRTLSDVSIPHVTAESHAALGQAVATLKAHGHRRIAFIGGPEHASTALERHQAFDAALEANGLSTNPDLHFAGDFRPASGADGARWFLANEHRPTAVVIADAPMAIGALRVWREAGARIGTDFSVVSFDEVDALLMHEPPIATISHDLEAMGRAAVQALRSVMNKEAVAPVELNSSFTLRASVGAAPEKGNHMEGTARS; encoded by the coding sequence ATGAACGCCGTCACCATCAAGGACGTTGCACATGCCGCCGGGGTGTCTCCCGCGACGGCCTCGCGCGTGCTTTCAGGCAATCCGGCAACCTCGCCCGAGGCCCGTGAACGGGTCGAGGCCGCGGCCAAGAACCTCAACTTCCTGCCCAACGCGCAGGCCCGCTCGCTGCGCTCCACCAAGACCGACACCATTGCCCTGCTGATCTCGGACGTACGCAACCCCTACTTCTCCGATCTGGCCCACGCCGTGGAACAACACGCACGCGCCGCCGGATTGATGACATTCATCGGCAACGCCAACGAGGACGCCGCGCAACAAGATGATTTCCTGGCAACCATGCTCTCGCGCCGCGTGGACGGCATGATCGTGGTTCCCCAGGGCCTGGGCGAACAGGCCGGCAACGCCAGCGACATGCTCCGCCGCGTCGTGGACAGCAAGATCCCGATGGTCTTCGTCGACCGGACTTTGTCCGATGTCAGCATCCCGCACGTGACCGCCGAAAGCCACGCAGCCCTTGGCCAGGCGGTGGCAACGCTCAAGGCCCACGGGCACCGGCGCATCGCCTTCATCGGCGGACCCGAGCACGCCTCGACGGCCCTCGAACGGCACCAGGCATTCGACGCCGCGCTGGAGGCAAACGGCCTGTCAACCAACCCCGACCTGCACTTCGCCGGCGACTTCCGCCCGGCCTCGGGTGCCGACGGCGCCCGCTGGTTCCTAGCCAACGAACACCGCCCGACCGCCGTGGTCATTGCCGACGCACCCATGGCCATCGGCGCCCTGCGCGTGTGGCGTGAGGCAGGTGCCCGGATCGGGACCGACTTCTCCGTGGTCTCCTTCGACGAAGTCGACGCGCTGCTGATGCACGAACCCCCGATCGCCACCATCAGCCACGACCTCGAGGCGATGGGACGGGCAGCGGTGCAGGCCCTTCGCTCGGTCATGAACAAGGAAGCCGTTGCGCCGGTGGAACTGAACAGCTCATTCACCCTGCGGGCCTCGGTGGGCGCCGCTCCGGAAAAAGGAAACCACATGGAAGGAACGGCACGATCATGA
- a CDS encoding substrate-binding domain-containing protein, translated as MKNIVRKTTALGLGLALALTATGCNRGETSAEGGKVTMAISTLNNPFFVDVRDGAKEEAAKSGIELNVVDAQNDSATQANQLATAATDGSVGVIINAVDSDAASAALAPVVSAKLPIVAVDRSVGETKVASFVASDNVAGGEQAAKALAEKLGGKGKIIILEGVPGASSTNERGEGFDKGLAAYPDIEVVSSQPANYDRAKALDVATNLLQGNPDVAGVLAMNDEMALGAIQALGDKAGKSVNVVGFDGTDDGFKAVASGKLLATIAQNPAELGRQSVQMAAKVLNGESVEADVAVAVDTVNAKNISEYTK; from the coding sequence ATGAAGAACATCGTTCGCAAGACCACCGCACTGGGCCTCGGCCTGGCCCTGGCCCTCACCGCCACGGGCTGCAACCGCGGTGAGACCTCCGCCGAGGGCGGAAAGGTCACCATGGCCATTTCCACGCTGAACAACCCGTTCTTTGTTGACGTCCGTGATGGCGCCAAGGAAGAGGCGGCCAAGTCCGGCATCGAACTGAACGTCGTGGACGCGCAGAACGACTCCGCCACCCAGGCCAACCAGCTGGCAACCGCTGCCACCGACGGCTCGGTCGGCGTGATCATCAACGCGGTCGATTCCGACGCTGCATCCGCGGCCCTGGCGCCGGTCGTTTCGGCGAAGCTGCCGATCGTCGCCGTTGACCGTTCCGTGGGCGAGACGAAGGTTGCTTCCTTCGTGGCCAGCGACAACGTCGCCGGTGGCGAGCAGGCAGCAAAGGCCCTGGCCGAGAAGCTTGGCGGCAAGGGCAAGATCATCATCCTTGAGGGCGTCCCCGGTGCCTCCTCCACCAACGAACGCGGCGAGGGCTTCGACAAGGGTCTGGCCGCGTACCCGGACATCGAAGTCGTTTCCTCGCAGCCCGCCAACTACGACCGCGCCAAGGCCCTTGACGTGGCCACCAACCTCTTGCAGGGCAACCCCGACGTTGCAGGCGTGCTGGCCATGAACGACGAGATGGCACTTGGTGCCATCCAGGCACTGGGCGACAAGGCCGGCAAATCCGTCAACGTGGTCGGCTTCGACGGTACCGATGACGGTTTCAAGGCCGTGGCCTCCGGCAAGCTGCTGGCAACCATTGCCCAGAACCCGGCAGAGCTCGGCCGCCAGTCGGTCCAGATGGCTGCCAAGGTGCTCAATGGCGAAAGCGTGGAGGCAGACGTTGCCGTTGCCGTCGACACCGTCAACGCCAAGAACATCAGCGAATACACCAAGTAG
- a CDS encoding sugar ABC transporter ATP-binding protein, giving the protein MNSDPLLVLDRVCKSFGPVQVIDEVTVEVHAGKVSVLLGENGAGKSTLIKMIAGVHPPDGGRILIEGKEVKISDTKSSEALGIATIHQELNLVPSMTIAENITLGRVPRRFGIINRREMRKIAREALDRLGLDLHVDTPVGNLGLAQQQLVEIAKALSLDARILILDEPTAALTTAEINQLFDVVRNLKAKGVGMVFISHHLDEIAAIGDFVNVLRDGQFIATVPADTDENQLVRLMVGRDIDEQFPRVRTEVSDTPLLSVQGLGAGMLSDISFEVRPGEVVALAGLMGAGRTELIRAIAGADDYTAGSVTVAGTPLARRDVAAATRAGIGHVPEDRKTQGLVLDASVAENIGYATMASTARAGLVDRKGQRKRAEDVAARLRIRMGSIDQPIRSLSGGNQQKAVFGRWFTAGSKVLLLDEPTRGVDVGAKVEIYELINEITASGGCVLMASSELPEVLGMSDRVLVMSQGRIAGELKTREATQDSIMAMAVSNVHREHETGMNQ; this is encoded by the coding sequence ATGAACAGCGATCCATTGCTGGTCTTGGACCGGGTATGCAAGTCTTTCGGCCCGGTCCAGGTCATTGACGAGGTCACCGTCGAGGTGCACGCCGGCAAGGTCTCGGTGCTGCTGGGCGAAAACGGTGCTGGCAAATCCACGCTGATCAAGATGATCGCCGGGGTGCACCCGCCTGACGGCGGGCGGATCCTGATCGAGGGCAAGGAAGTGAAGATTTCCGACACCAAGTCCTCCGAAGCGCTGGGCATCGCCACCATCCACCAGGAACTGAACCTGGTGCCGTCGATGACCATCGCTGAGAACATCACCCTGGGCCGGGTGCCGCGCCGCTTCGGCATCATCAACCGCCGCGAGATGCGCAAGATCGCCCGCGAGGCGCTCGACAGGCTCGGACTGGACCTCCACGTCGACACACCGGTCGGAAACCTGGGCCTGGCCCAGCAGCAACTGGTGGAAATCGCCAAGGCACTCTCGCTCGATGCCCGTATCCTGATCCTTGACGAGCCCACCGCGGCGTTGACCACTGCCGAGATCAACCAGCTTTTCGACGTGGTGCGCAACCTCAAGGCCAAGGGCGTCGGCATGGTCTTCATCAGCCACCACCTCGATGAGATCGCCGCCATCGGCGACTTCGTCAACGTGCTGCGCGACGGCCAATTCATCGCCACCGTCCCGGCCGACACCGATGAGAACCAATTGGTGCGTCTGATGGTCGGCCGCGATATCGACGAGCAGTTCCCGCGCGTGCGCACCGAGGTATCCGATACCCCGCTGCTGAGCGTGCAGGGACTCGGGGCCGGCATGCTGTCGGACATCAGCTTCGAGGTTCGCCCCGGCGAGGTCGTGGCCCTGGCCGGGCTCATGGGGGCAGGACGCACCGAGCTGATCCGCGCCATCGCCGGAGCCGACGACTACACCGCTGGATCGGTCACCGTCGCCGGGACCCCGCTGGCCCGCCGCGACGTGGCCGCGGCAACCCGCGCCGGAATCGGCCACGTCCCGGAGGACCGCAAGACCCAGGGGCTGGTCCTGGATGCCTCCGTGGCCGAGAATATCGGATACGCCACCATGGCCTCCACCGCGCGGGCCGGCCTGGTCGACCGCAAGGGCCAGCGCAAGCGAGCCGAAGACGTTGCGGCCCGCCTGCGCATCCGCATGGGATCCATCGACCAGCCCATCCGTTCTCTCTCCGGCGGCAACCAGCAAAAGGCGGTGTTCGGCCGGTGGTTCACCGCCGGATCCAAGGTCCTGCTGCTGGACGAGCCGACCCGCGGGGTCGACGTGGGGGCCAAGGTCGAGATCTATGAACTCATCAACGAAATCACCGCGTCCGGCGGTTGCGTGCTGATGGCCTCGAGCGAGTTGCCCGAAGTGCTGGGCATGTCGGACCGGGTCCTGGTCATGAGCCAGGGCCGCATCGCCGGGGAACTGAAAACCCGCGAGGCAACCCAGGACTCCATCATGGCGATGGCCGTGAGCAATGTGCACCGCGAACACGAAACAGGAATGAACCAATGA
- a CDS encoding ribokinase, giving the protein MATNVQVTIVGSSNVDITALMDRLPGPGETVLADSYRLTPGGKGANQALAAALAGARTEFIGAVGNDSHAEIALGQLAEAGVKLDRVAHTDGATGVAIISVDAQAENSIAVISGANATMDAPAVNAAGELSGILVLQGEIPASGIRAAFDAAREQVVLNLAPVIELDREYLVRANPLVANEHEAALILRQLEGSAELSTDPEPVIARRLCAQGLSSVVVTLGGEGCLVASLDGDGKVDVTRIPARKVEAVDTTGAGDAFTGALAARLAHGDPLVEAADFAGRFAALTVQHHGAQASYPRSLENL; this is encoded by the coding sequence ATGGCAACGAACGTGCAAGTGACCATCGTGGGATCCAGCAACGTGGACATCACCGCGCTGATGGACCGGCTGCCCGGGCCGGGCGAGACCGTGCTTGCCGATTCGTACCGGCTCACCCCCGGAGGCAAGGGAGCCAACCAGGCGCTCGCCGCAGCCCTGGCGGGGGCCCGCACCGAATTCATCGGGGCCGTGGGCAACGACAGCCACGCGGAGATCGCCCTGGGCCAGCTGGCGGAAGCCGGAGTCAAGCTGGACCGCGTCGCCCACACGGACGGTGCCACCGGCGTGGCCATCATCAGCGTGGACGCCCAGGCCGAAAACAGCATCGCGGTGATTTCAGGCGCCAACGCCACCATGGATGCACCAGCCGTGAACGCGGCGGGGGAGTTGTCCGGAATCCTGGTCCTCCAGGGAGAAATCCCGGCCTCGGGCATCCGTGCGGCGTTCGATGCGGCCCGTGAACAGGTCGTGTTGAACCTGGCCCCGGTCATCGAGCTCGACCGCGAATACCTGGTGCGGGCCAACCCCCTGGTGGCCAATGAACACGAGGCAGCACTGATCCTGCGACAACTCGAGGGAAGCGCGGAGCTCAGCACGGACCCGGAACCCGTGATTGCCCGGCGTCTCTGTGCCCAGGGCCTGTCATCCGTGGTCGTGACACTCGGCGGCGAAGGCTGTCTGGTGGCGTCCCTGGACGGTGACGGCAAGGTCGATGTCACCCGGATTCCCGCCCGCAAGGTCGAAGCCGTGGACACAACCGGCGCCGGAGACGCCTTCACCGGCGCACTGGCCGCACGCCTGGCCCACGGCGATCCACTGGTTGAGGCCGCCGACTTCGCCGGGCGCTTCGCCGCACTGACCGTCCAGCACCATGGTGCGCAGGCCTCATACCCGCGCTCGCTGGAAAACCTCTGA
- a CDS encoding ABC transporter permease, translated as MSSVAITTKPKGFDLKAFLANNGALVGLAVLCLALFIATPRFLTAANLVNVGIQVSTIAVMAFGLTFVIVAAGIDLSVGSVAALSAMVSSYWATTANLPGAWSIVVGLAVGAACGWVTGAMSAYGKLPTFIASLAMLTIVRGLTLVVSDGRPIATSESVSFLGSDLGVIPVPIIVLVLSALVAGFVLNYTVIGKNAFAVGGNTEAARLSGIPVKRVLMTVFIISGVFAALSGMILAGRLDSAQPTLAAGYELDAIAAVVIGGSSLSGGVGRISGTLVGALVLAVIRNGLNLLSVSAFWQQVVIGLVIAVAVGFDVFRRKNVRH; from the coding sequence ATGAGCAGCGTAGCGATCACCACCAAGCCCAAGGGCTTTGACCTCAAGGCCTTCCTCGCCAACAACGGAGCGTTGGTGGGCCTGGCGGTCCTTTGCCTGGCCCTCTTCATCGCGACCCCGCGATTCCTCACCGCCGCCAACTTGGTCAACGTGGGCATCCAGGTCTCGACCATCGCGGTCATGGCCTTTGGACTGACCTTCGTGATCGTCGCGGCGGGCATCGACCTTTCCGTCGGTTCCGTTGCGGCACTCTCGGCCATGGTTTCCTCGTACTGGGCGACGACCGCCAACCTGCCCGGGGCCTGGAGCATCGTCGTGGGCCTGGCTGTCGGCGCCGCATGCGGCTGGGTCACCGGAGCGATGAGCGCCTATGGCAAGCTACCCACCTTCATCGCCTCGTTGGCGATGCTCACGATCGTGCGCGGATTGACCCTGGTGGTCTCCGACGGACGCCCGATCGCCACCTCCGAATCGGTTTCCTTCCTCGGCTCCGACCTGGGCGTCATCCCAGTGCCGATCATCGTGCTGGTGCTTTCGGCCTTGGTCGCAGGCTTTGTGCTGAACTACACCGTGATCGGCAAGAACGCCTTCGCAGTCGGCGGCAACACCGAGGCCGCACGCCTCTCCGGCATCCCGGTCAAGCGCGTACTGATGACGGTGTTCATCATCTCCGGTGTCTTTGCCGCGCTCTCGGGCATGATCCTGGCCGGACGCCTCGACTCGGCCCAGCCGACCCTTGCCGCCGGCTACGAACTTGACGCCATTGCCGCCGTCGTTATTGGCGGATCCTCGCTCTCGGGCGGTGTCGGACGGATCTCCGGAACCCTCGTCGGTGCCCTGGTCCTCGCGGTGATCCGCAACGGATTGAATCTGCTCTCGGTCAGCGCGTTCTGGCAGCAGGTCGTCATCGGCCTGGTCATCGCCGTGGCCGTGGGCTTCGACGTCTTCCGCCGCAAGAATGTCCGCCACTAA
- the rbsD gene encoding D-ribose pyranase → MLKTNILNAPLLGALAKLGHTDMVVVADCGLPIPAGPTVIDLALERGLLSFEDVLRVLTGNLVIESSTLASEARGSGVEDLCSNNGLDAGFISHEELKAKLPEAKVVVRTGETTPYANVILHCGVDF, encoded by the coding sequence GTGCTGAAAACCAACATCCTCAACGCCCCGCTGCTCGGGGCCCTGGCCAAGCTCGGGCACACAGACATGGTCGTGGTCGCCGATTGCGGCCTGCCGATTCCTGCGGGCCCGACGGTCATCGATCTTGCCCTGGAACGCGGGCTGCTCAGCTTCGAGGACGTGTTGCGGGTCCTGACCGGAAATCTGGTCATCGAGTCCAGCACCCTGGCCTCTGAGGCGCGGGGCAGCGGCGTCGAGGATCTGTGCAGCAACAACGGGCTGGATGCAGGGTTCATTTCCCACGAGGAACTCAAGGCCAAGCTTCCCGAGGCCAAGGTCGTGGTGCGCACCGGCGAAACGACCCCGTATGCAAACGTCATCCTGCATTGCGGAGTTGATTTCTAG
- a CDS encoding amidohydrolase, which produces MTNTIPQALSLAADSTADMIETYKYLHANPELSMQEHRTADYLTGRLEALGLEVFRCGGTGVVGVLRNGQGPVVGFRADTDGLPVLEDTGVDYASTATGFLEDGTEVPTMHACGHDTHMASALATAALYAGAKDDWAGTIVFVLQPGEETAAGARAMVQDGLWDKAPKPEIMYGQHVMPGLAGTVSLMAGAAMSTADSFKVTVHGQGSHGSMPEHSIDPIVLGAAMVLRLQTIVSRQVAPQSAAVVTIGSFHAGLKENVIPDRAVFTLNVRTFEPAVRETVLSSIRRIIAAEAAASGAPEPTIEDISNFPPLHNDPVQTALLEEQFRDEFGAEKVLQGTPVMGSEDFGALADAIGVPSVYWFFGGFDAQTVGSEHPPANHSPFFAPVIDPTLATAVAAAVRALYSKVGK; this is translated from the coding sequence ATGACGAACACCATCCCGCAGGCCCTGTCACTGGCCGCGGACTCGACCGCGGACATGATCGAGACCTACAAGTACCTGCACGCCAATCCCGAGCTGTCCATGCAGGAGCACCGGACCGCCGACTATCTCACCGGGCGCCTCGAGGCCCTGGGACTTGAGGTGTTCCGCTGCGGCGGCACCGGCGTGGTGGGCGTGCTGCGCAACGGGCAGGGCCCGGTCGTCGGGTTCCGCGCCGACACCGACGGGCTTCCGGTGCTCGAGGACACCGGTGTTGACTACGCCAGCACCGCCACCGGCTTCCTGGAGGACGGCACCGAGGTCCCGACCATGCACGCCTGCGGGCACGACACCCACATGGCCTCGGCGCTGGCCACCGCGGCCCTCTACGCCGGGGCCAAGGACGACTGGGCCGGCACCATCGTGTTCGTGCTGCAGCCCGGGGAGGAAACCGCCGCCGGCGCCCGGGCGATGGTCCAGGACGGGTTGTGGGACAAGGCCCCGAAGCCCGAGATCATGTACGGCCAGCACGTGATGCCGGGGCTGGCCGGCACCGTGTCGCTGATGGCGGGGGCCGCGATGAGCACCGCGGATTCCTTCAAGGTCACGGTCCACGGGCAGGGCTCGCACGGCTCGATGCCGGAACACTCGATCGACCCGATCGTGCTGGGAGCGGCCATGGTGTTGCGCCTGCAGACCATCGTCTCGCGTCAGGTGGCCCCGCAGTCGGCCGCGGTGGTGACCATCGGGTCCTTCCACGCGGGCCTGAAGGAGAACGTGATCCCGGACCGCGCGGTGTTCACGCTGAACGTGCGCACCTTCGAACCGGCGGTGCGTGAAACCGTCTTGTCCTCGATCCGGCGCATCATCGCCGCCGAGGCCGCCGCCTCCGGGGCCCCGGAACCCACCATCGAGGACATCTCCAACTTTCCGCCGCTGCACAACGACCCGGTCCAGACCGCGTTGCTTGAGGAGCAGTTCCGCGACGAGTTCGGTGCCGAAAAGGTTCTGCAGGGAACCCCGGTGATGGGCAGCGAGGACTTCGGCGCGCTGGCCGATGCCATCGGCGTTCCCTCGGTGTACTGGTTCTTCGGCGGCTTCGACGCGCAGACCGTGGGCTCGGAGCATCCGCCGGCCAACCACTCGCCGTTCTTCGCCCCGGTCATCGACCCGACGCTGGCCACGGCCGTGGCCGCGGCTGTCCGTGCGCTGTACTCCAAGGTCGGCAAGTAG
- a CDS encoding IclR family transcriptional regulator, with protein sequence MQIIEVISEHQPIGLSDIARRTGGSKATVLRTLTTLRDMRWVEQSDTRDATWSLSFHAYAVTARAGLGVDLRDIAIGPMNGLQLDTRETVHLCVPDSNCLVVIERLDTPHVLRAFLALGTPIPLHASATGLAFLGASTDDFVEGVLKGPLEKTSGQTATAPESVWKLVREARERGYSINEEGLSDGITSVGAAIMNSTGAPVGCVSISGPSSRIVSSKYEEYGTAVVRTANEISGLMRGRR encoded by the coding sequence ATGCAGATCATCGAGGTCATCTCGGAGCACCAGCCCATTGGCCTCTCGGATATCGCGAGAAGGACCGGCGGTTCCAAGGCCACGGTCCTGCGGACGCTCACGACGCTCAGGGACATGCGTTGGGTGGAGCAAAGCGACACGAGAGATGCGACCTGGTCGCTGAGCTTCCACGCCTATGCGGTGACTGCCCGAGCAGGGCTGGGCGTCGACCTGCGCGACATTGCCATTGGGCCGATGAATGGTCTTCAACTGGACACCCGTGAAACGGTGCACCTTTGTGTCCCGGATTCAAACTGCCTGGTGGTTATTGAACGGCTCGATACCCCGCACGTCCTGCGCGCGTTCTTGGCGTTGGGCACGCCGATTCCTCTCCATGCATCGGCCACTGGACTGGCGTTCCTTGGGGCATCCACTGACGATTTCGTCGAGGGTGTGTTGAAGGGCCCGCTGGAAAAGACCAGTGGGCAGACGGCTACGGCCCCGGAAAGCGTGTGGAAACTGGTGCGGGAAGCACGCGAGCGCGGCTACTCCATCAATGAGGAGGGGCTGAGTGACGGAATTACCTCAGTGGGAGCCGCAATCATGAACTCTACGGGTGCGCCGGTGGGCTGTGTGTCCATTTCCGGGCCATCGAGCCGAATAGTGTCTTCCAAGTACGAGGAATACGGCACGGCCGTGGTGCGAACGGCCAATGAGATCAGCGGGCTGATGCGCGGTCGACGCTGA
- a CDS encoding SLC13 family permease: MTSQIIALIIFVGIFTLATLRKVHLGVIMFAGAAGVGIWLADMEMKQVVAGFPISILVLLVGVTYFFAIAQANGTVDKIIESAIARVGDNAFVLPLVFFALTAGISAMGSPLAGLVMTPIGMPLAKKYGIDRMLMGLAIGCGLSAGGFAPTSLFGIVTYGTAHSVGIPLNPLLLFAVALGANIVLLAAAYVMFGGFKLLKTRAPGEIGPAIAPNLAIKAPLPAHPFEREGIAKRSAQIARGGLKTLERTETPAAVRPRMNPTQLITVLCMAGLVASVIALALFGLDPDIGVLCFAFAAVMTLVDPKTGKTAVAKIDWSTVLMVGGIITFVGVLQKMGAVELLGDAASQIGSPLIAALVICLIGGLVSAFASTTGMLAALVPLAIPLVASGDIAGWALIAALGVCSSIVDVSPFSTVGATLVATVDEEERPRINQLLTRWGMSMVVIGPLGLVGALVLPTMF; encoded by the coding sequence GTGACTTCTCAGATCATTGCCTTGATTATTTTTGTAGGCATCTTCACCTTGGCCACGCTTCGCAAGGTGCACTTGGGCGTCATCATGTTCGCCGGCGCCGCCGGTGTTGGCATTTGGCTCGCCGACATGGAAATGAAGCAGGTTGTTGCCGGCTTCCCGATCTCCATCCTGGTGTTGCTCGTTGGCGTCACCTACTTCTTCGCCATTGCGCAGGCAAATGGCACCGTGGACAAGATCATCGAATCCGCCATCGCGAGGGTCGGGGACAATGCCTTCGTTCTCCCCTTGGTTTTCTTTGCCCTGACCGCAGGTATCTCCGCGATGGGCTCACCGCTTGCCGGGCTGGTGATGACCCCAATAGGTATGCCGCTGGCCAAGAAATACGGCATCGACCGGATGCTGATGGGGCTGGCCATTGGATGCGGCCTGAGCGCCGGCGGATTCGCTCCCACCAGCCTCTTTGGCATCGTTACCTACGGAACCGCCCATTCGGTCGGCATCCCATTGAACCCGTTGTTGCTGTTTGCCGTGGCTCTCGGAGCCAACATCGTTTTGCTTGCTGCCGCATATGTCATGTTCGGGGGATTCAAGTTGCTCAAGACCCGGGCACCAGGTGAAATCGGACCGGCCATTGCACCGAACTTGGCCATCAAGGCCCCCCTTCCGGCCCATCCTTTCGAACGCGAGGGCATCGCCAAGCGAAGCGCACAAATCGCGCGCGGCGGACTGAAGACACTTGAACGCACAGAAACCCCCGCTGCGGTTCGTCCACGAATGAACCCAACGCAACTGATCACCGTGCTGTGCATGGCCGGATTGGTGGCCAGCGTCATCGCCCTCGCGCTCTTCGGACTGGATCCGGACATCGGAGTCCTTTGCTTTGCCTTCGCTGCTGTCATGACACTGGTGGATCCCAAGACCGGAAAGACCGCAGTGGCCAAAATCGATTGGTCCACGGTTCTGATGGTCGGTGGCATCATCACCTTCGTCGGAGTACTGCAGAAGATGGGCGCGGTCGAACTCTTGGGCGATGCCGCAAGCCAGATCGGAAGCCCATTGATCGCGGCCCTGGTCATTTGCCTGATCGGCGGGCTGGTCTCGGCCTTCGCTTCGACCACCGGAATGCTCGCGGCCCTGGTGCCCCTGGCCATCCCGCTGGTGGCCTCTGGCGACATCGCCGGCTGGGCATTGATCGCGGCGCTTGGAGTCTGTTCCTCGATCGTGGACGTATCCCCGTTTTCAACGGTGGGAGCCACACTGGTGGCCACCGTCGATGAAGAGGAACGTCCGCGTATCAACCAGCTGTTGACCCGGTGGGGCATGTCCATGGTCGTGATCGGCCCGCTGGGCCTGGTCGGCGCCCTTGTGCTGCCAACCATGTTCTAG
- a CDS encoding DUF5058 family protein, producing MNFPAALPAAADSNSTDILAVANSPVLWACAIGVFLVIVVQSVIYMKAARLAAPHIGMSQAELKTSFRAGAISALGPSLAVVMVAVALLTVFGTPAVLVRIGLIGSVSYETAAAAIAANSAGAELGGPTYTQAVFGLALAAMSLGGAMWMIATLILTPLLKKGDSALRKVNPAIMMVVSGAAMVAAFMVLGIGELPKSWIHVVAFVSSAAIMTGLMVIAKRVNRPWIKEWALGIAIILSLAITYAATRL from the coding sequence ATGAACTTCCCAGCCGCATTGCCCGCAGCTGCTGACAGCAACTCCACCGACATCCTCGCCGTGGCCAATTCGCCGGTCCTTTGGGCCTGCGCCATCGGCGTTTTCCTGGTCATCGTCGTCCAGTCCGTCATCTACATGAAGGCCGCGCGGCTCGCCGCACCCCACATCGGGATGAGCCAGGCCGAACTCAAGACCAGCTTCCGCGCCGGCGCGATCTCCGCCCTGGGACCCTCGCTTGCCGTGGTCATGGTGGCCGTCGCCCTGCTGACGGTCTTCGGCACCCCCGCGGTGCTGGTGCGCATCGGGCTGATCGGTTCGGTGTCCTATGAGACGGCTGCCGCGGCCATTGCCGCCAACTCCGCCGGCGCCGAACTCGGCGGGCCCACCTACACCCAGGCCGTCTTCGGCCTGGCCCTGGCCGCCATGAGCCTGGGCGGGGCCATGTGGATGATCGCCACCCTGATCCTGACCCCGCTGCTGAAGAAGGGCGACTCGGCACTGCGGAAGGTCAACCCCGCCATCATGATGGTCGTCTCGGGTGCCGCCATGGTTGCCGCCTTCATGGTCCTTGGCATCGGCGAACTGCCCAAGTCATGGATCCATGTGGTCGCCTTCGTCTCCTCGGCCGCGATCATGACCGGCCTGATGGTCATCGCCAAACGGGTCAACAGGCCGTGGATCAAGGAATGGGCCCTGGGCATCGCCATCATCCTGTCCCTGGCCATCACCTACGCCGCCACCCGCCTCTAA